One part of the Solanum dulcamara chromosome 8, daSolDulc1.2, whole genome shotgun sequence genome encodes these proteins:
- the LOC129898743 gene encoding pentatricopeptide repeat-containing protein At1g62930, chloroplastic-like isoform X2 — translation MRRIYGLSFMATSHSASVRVYTNKSNCKLGKEFKCLDDAVTLFHQMVRMKPLPSVVDFSKLFKNMFKDAVELFKKLVREKICEPDEVMYATVMNGLSKRGHTQKTLSLLRLMEQGNTKPDVYIYNIVIDSLCKDGNLDGAITLLNEMKQRGIPPNIVTYSSLIDGLCKLGQWRKVKILFSEMVNHNIYPGVRSFNILTDGLCKEGKVKDAEEIMKHMVGKGVEPNIITYNAIMHGYCLRGQLDRARIIFDSLVDKGIEPNSFSYNILINGYCKKRKLAEAMQLFCEISQKGSKPDIVTYNTILQGLFEVGRTDDAKKFFGEMLSSGTVPDLCTHHTLLDGYFKYGLVEEAMSLFNKLVGKKENIDIISYNIIINGLCKNGELDKAHAIFEKIYSMGLLPDARTYNTMITGFCLKGLLDEAKDMLRKMEDNGCFPDNVTYNVVVQGFLRCNKISEMTSFMKEIAGRGFSFDATTTSFLINVIRDNPSVLEIIPELQLENKK, via the exons ATGAGAAGAATTTATGGTCTCTCTTTCATGGCTACTTCTCATTCTGCTTCGGTCAGAGTTTATACAAATAAATCCAATTGTAAACTTGGGAAGGAATTCAAGTGCTTAGATGATGCTGTTACTCTCTTCCATCAAATGGTTAGAATGAAGCCTCTTCCTTCAGTTGTCGATTTCTCTAAATTGTTTAAGAATATG TTTAAAGATGCAGTTGAATTGTTCAAGAAGTTGGTGAGAGAGAAGATTTGTGAGCCCGATGAAGTCATGTATGCAACCGTCATGAATGGGCTTAGCAAAAGGGGCCACACTCAAAAAACATTAAGTTTGCTCCGGTTAATGGAACAAGGGAACACTAAGCCAGACGTATATATCTACAACATTGTCATAGATTCCCTTTGCAAAGATGGAAACTTAGATGGTGCTATCACTCTTTTGAATGAGATGAAGCAGAGAGGCATTCCTCCAAACATAGTGACATATAGTTCATTAATTGATGGTTTGTGTAAGCTTGGTCAGTGGAGAAAAGTTAAGATATTGTTCTCTGAGATGGTGAACCACAATATTTATCCAGGTGTGCGCAGCTTCAACATACTAACAGATGGACTATGCAAAGAAGGAAAAGTCAAAGATGCCGAGGAAATAATGAAACACATGGTCGGAAAAGGTGTAGAGCCTAATATAATCACCTACAATGCGATAATGCATGGGTATTGTTTGCGAGGTCAACTAGATAGAGCGAGGATAATTTTTGATAGCTTGGTAGATAAGGGCATTGAGCCTAACAGTTTTAGCTATAACATACTAATAAATGGATACTGTAAGAAAAGGAAACTCGCCGAGGCCATGCAATTGTTTTGTGAAATTTCTCAAAAGGGATCAAAACCTGATATTGTTACCTACAATACTATCTTGCAAGGTCTTTTTGAAGTTGGAAGAACAGACGATGCAAAAAAGTTCTTTGGTGAGATGTTATCTTCGGGGACCGTACCTGACTTATGCACTCATCACACTTTGCTTGATGGTTATTTTAAGTACGGACTTGTTGAAGAAGCTATGTCACTCTTTAATAAGTTGgttggaaagaaagaaaatattgatATTATATCTTACAATATTATCATTAATGGATTGTGTAAAAATGGTGAACTCGATAAAGCTcatgctatttttgagaagatttATTCAATGGGATTGCTTCCGGATGCGAGAACATACAATACAATGATAACTGGATTTTGTCTAAAAGGGTTGTTAGATGAAGCTAAAGATATGCTTAGAAAAATGGAGGACAACGGTTGTTTTCCCGACAATGTCACATACAATGTTGTTGTGCAAGGATTTCTCAGGTGCAACAAAATTAGTGAAATGACATCTTTCATGAAGGAAATAGCGGGAAGGGGCTTCTCATTTGATGCAACTACAACTAGTTTTTTGATAAATGTTATAAGAGATAATCCTTCCGTCCTTGAAATCATACCAGAACTTCAATTAGAAAACAAGAAGTGA
- the LOC129898743 gene encoding putative pentatricopeptide repeat-containing protein At1g12700, mitochondrial isoform X1, whose product MRRIYGLSFMATSHSASVRVYTNKSNCKLGKEFKCLDDAVTLFHQMVRMKPLPSVVDFSKLFKNMVSMKHYSASLSLFREMQKLGIPISDFILNIMTNSYCLMHRVDCAFSMLPIYLKNGIPFNTVTFNTLIRGLFAEKKFKDAVELFKKLVREKICEPDEVMYATVMNGLSKRGHTQKTLSLLRLMEQGNTKPDVYIYNIVIDSLCKDGNLDGAITLLNEMKQRGIPPNIVTYSSLIDGLCKLGQWRKVKILFSEMVNHNIYPGVRSFNILTDGLCKEGKVKDAEEIMKHMVGKGVEPNIITYNAIMHGYCLRGQLDRARIIFDSLVDKGIEPNSFSYNILINGYCKKRKLAEAMQLFCEISQKGSKPDIVTYNTILQGLFEVGRTDDAKKFFGEMLSSGTVPDLCTHHTLLDGYFKYGLVEEAMSLFNKLVGKKENIDIISYNIIINGLCKNGELDKAHAIFEKIYSMGLLPDARTYNTMITGFCLKGLLDEAKDMLRKMEDNGCFPDNVTYNVVVQGFLRCNKISEMTSFMKEIAGRGFSFDATTTSFLINVIRDNPSVLEIIPELQLENKK is encoded by the coding sequence ATGAGAAGAATTTATGGTCTCTCTTTCATGGCTACTTCTCATTCTGCTTCGGTCAGAGTTTATACAAATAAATCCAATTGTAAACTTGGGAAGGAATTCAAGTGCTTAGATGATGCTGTTACTCTCTTCCATCAAATGGTTAGAATGAAGCCTCTTCCTTCAGTTGTCGATTTCTCTAAATTGTTTAAGAATATGGTAAGTATGAAGCATTATTCTGCTTCCCTTTCCCTTTTTCGAGAAATGCAGAAATTAGGTATCCCAATTAGTGATTTCATCTTGAATATCATGACTAATAGTTATTGCCTGATGCATCGTGTTGATTGTGCATTTTCGATGTTACCCATTTACTTGAAGAATGGCATTCCGTTTAATACCGTCACTTTTAACACTCTAATAAGGGGATTATTTGCTGAAAAAAAGTTTAAAGATGCAGTTGAATTGTTCAAGAAGTTGGTGAGAGAGAAGATTTGTGAGCCCGATGAAGTCATGTATGCAACCGTCATGAATGGGCTTAGCAAAAGGGGCCACACTCAAAAAACATTAAGTTTGCTCCGGTTAATGGAACAAGGGAACACTAAGCCAGACGTATATATCTACAACATTGTCATAGATTCCCTTTGCAAAGATGGAAACTTAGATGGTGCTATCACTCTTTTGAATGAGATGAAGCAGAGAGGCATTCCTCCAAACATAGTGACATATAGTTCATTAATTGATGGTTTGTGTAAGCTTGGTCAGTGGAGAAAAGTTAAGATATTGTTCTCTGAGATGGTGAACCACAATATTTATCCAGGTGTGCGCAGCTTCAACATACTAACAGATGGACTATGCAAAGAAGGAAAAGTCAAAGATGCCGAGGAAATAATGAAACACATGGTCGGAAAAGGTGTAGAGCCTAATATAATCACCTACAATGCGATAATGCATGGGTATTGTTTGCGAGGTCAACTAGATAGAGCGAGGATAATTTTTGATAGCTTGGTAGATAAGGGCATTGAGCCTAACAGTTTTAGCTATAACATACTAATAAATGGATACTGTAAGAAAAGGAAACTCGCCGAGGCCATGCAATTGTTTTGTGAAATTTCTCAAAAGGGATCAAAACCTGATATTGTTACCTACAATACTATCTTGCAAGGTCTTTTTGAAGTTGGAAGAACAGACGATGCAAAAAAGTTCTTTGGTGAGATGTTATCTTCGGGGACCGTACCTGACTTATGCACTCATCACACTTTGCTTGATGGTTATTTTAAGTACGGACTTGTTGAAGAAGCTATGTCACTCTTTAATAAGTTGgttggaaagaaagaaaatattgatATTATATCTTACAATATTATCATTAATGGATTGTGTAAAAATGGTGAACTCGATAAAGCTcatgctatttttgagaagatttATTCAATGGGATTGCTTCCGGATGCGAGAACATACAATACAATGATAACTGGATTTTGTCTAAAAGGGTTGTTAGATGAAGCTAAAGATATGCTTAGAAAAATGGAGGACAACGGTTGTTTTCCCGACAATGTCACATACAATGTTGTTGTGCAAGGATTTCTCAGGTGCAACAAAATTAGTGAAATGACATCTTTCATGAAGGAAATAGCGGGAAGGGGCTTCTCATTTGATGCAACTACAACTAGTTTTTTGATAAATGTTATAAGAGATAATCCTTCCGTCCTTGAAATCATACCAGAACTTCAATTAGAAAACAAGAAGTGA
- the LOC129899050 gene encoding putative pentatricopeptide repeat-containing protein At1g12700, mitochondrial isoform X1 produces MRRIYGLSFMATSHSASVRVYTNKSNCKLGKEFKCLDDAVTLFHQMVRMKPLPSVVDFSKLFKNMVSMKHYSASLSLFREMQKLGIPISDFILNIMTNSYCLMHRVDCAFSMLPIYLKNGIPFNTVTFNTLIRGLFAEKKFKDAVELFKKLVREKICEPDEVMYATVMNGLSKRGHTQKTLSLLRLMEQGNTKPNIYIYNIVIDSLCKDGNLDAAITLLNEMKQRGIPPNIVTYNSIIDGLCKLGQWRKVKILFSEMVNHNIYPDVRSFNILTDGLCKEGKVEDAEEIMKHMVRKGVEPNIITHSAIMDGYCLRGQVDSARRIFDSMIDKDIEPDIFSYNILINGYCKKKKVDEAIQLFCEISQKGSKPNIVTYTTILQGLFEVGRTDDAKKFFGEMLSSGTVPDLCTHHTLLDGYFKYGLVEEAMSLFNKLVGKKENIDIISYNIIINGLCKNGELDKAHAIFEKIYSMGLLPDARTYNTMITGFCLKGLLDEAKDMLRKMEGNNCLPNNVTYNVIMQGYLRCRKINEMVTFMKEMTGRGFSFDATTTSFLINVIRDNPSVLEIIPELQLENKK; encoded by the coding sequence ATGAGAAGAATTTATGGTCTCTCTTTCATGGCTACTTCTCATTCTGCTTCGGTCAGAGTTTATACAAATAAATCCAATTGTAAACTTGGGAAGGAATTCAAGTGCTTAGATGATGCTGTTACTCTCTTCCATCAAATGGTTAGAATGAAGCCTCTTCCTTCAGTTGTCGATTTCTCTAAATTGTTTAAGAATATGGTAAGTATGAAGCATTATTCTGCTTCCCTTTCCCTTTTTCGAGAAATGCAGAAATTAGGTATCCCAATTAGTGATTTCATCTTGAATATCATGACTAATAGTTATTGCCTGATGCATCGTGTTGATTGTGCATTTTCGATGTTACCCATTTACTTGAAGAATGGCATTCCGTTTAATACCGTCACTTTTAACACTCTAATAAGGGGATTATTTGCTGAAAAAAAGTTTAAAGATGCAGTTGAATTGTTCAAGAAGTTGGTGAGAGAGAAGATTTGTGAGCCCGATGAAGTCATGTATGCAACCGTCATGAATGGGCTTAGCAAAAGGGGCCACACTCAAAAAACTTTAAGTTTGCTCCGTTTAATGGAACAAGGGAACACTAAGCCCAACATATATATCTACAACATTGTCATAGATTCCCTTTGCAAAGATGGAAACTTAGATGCTGCTATCACTCTTTTGAATGAGATGAAGCAGAGAGGCATTCCTCCAAACATAGTGACATATAATTCAATAATTGATGGTTTGTGTAAGCTTGGTCAGTGGAGAAAAGTTAAGATATTGTTCTCTGAGATGGTGAACCACAATATTTATCCAGATGTGCGCAGCTTCAACATACTAACAGATGGACTATGCAAAGAAGGAAAAGTCGAAGATGCCGAGGAAATAATGAAACACATGGTCAGAAAAGGTGTAGAGCCTAATATAATCACCCACAGTGCGATAATGGATGGATATTGTTTGCGTGGTCAAGTGGATAGTGCGAGGAGAATTTTTGATAGCATGATAGATAAGGACATTGAGCCTGACATTTTTAGCTATAACATACTAATAAACGGATACtgtaagaaaaagaaagtgGATGAGGCCATACAATTGTTTTGTGAAATTTCTCAAAAGGGATCAAAACCTAATATCGTTACCTACACTACTATCTTGCAAGGTCTTTTTGAAGTTGGAAGAACAGACGATGCAAAAAAGTTCTTTGGTGAGATGTTATCTTCGGGGACCGTACCTGACTTATGCACTCATCACACTTTGCTTGATGGTTATTTTAAGTACGGACTTGTTGAAGAAGCTATGTCACTCTTTAATAAGTTGgttggaaagaaagaaaatattgatATTATATCTTACAATATTATCATTAATGGATTGTGTAAAAATGGTGAACTCGATAAAGCTcatgctatttttgagaagatttATTCAATGGGATTGCTTCCGGATGCGAGAACATACAATACAATGATAACTGGATTTTGTCTAAAAGGGTTGTTAGATGAAGCTAAAGATATGCTTAGAAAAATGGAGGGGAACAATTGTCTTCCAAACAATGTCACTTACAATGTTATTATGCAAGGATATCTTAGGTGCAGGAAAATAAATGAAATGGTAACTTTTATGAAGGAAATGACTGGAAGGGGCTTCTCATTTGATGCAACTACAACTAGTTTTTTGATAAATGTTATAAGAGATAATCCTTCCGTCCTTGAAATCATACCAGAACTTCAATTAGAAAACAAGAAGTGA
- the LOC129899050 gene encoding pentatricopeptide repeat-containing protein At1g62930, chloroplastic-like isoform X2 gives MRRIYGLSFMATSHSASVRVYTNKSNCKLGKEFKCLDDAVTLFHQMVRMKPLPSVVDFSKLFKNMFKDAVELFKKLVREKICEPDEVMYATVMNGLSKRGHTQKTLSLLRLMEQGNTKPNIYIYNIVIDSLCKDGNLDAAITLLNEMKQRGIPPNIVTYNSIIDGLCKLGQWRKVKILFSEMVNHNIYPDVRSFNILTDGLCKEGKVEDAEEIMKHMVRKGVEPNIITHSAIMDGYCLRGQVDSARRIFDSMIDKDIEPDIFSYNILINGYCKKKKVDEAIQLFCEISQKGSKPNIVTYTTILQGLFEVGRTDDAKKFFGEMLSSGTVPDLCTHHTLLDGYFKYGLVEEAMSLFNKLVGKKENIDIISYNIIINGLCKNGELDKAHAIFEKIYSMGLLPDARTYNTMITGFCLKGLLDEAKDMLRKMEGNNCLPNNVTYNVIMQGYLRCRKINEMVTFMKEMTGRGFSFDATTTSFLINVIRDNPSVLEIIPELQLENKK, from the exons ATGAGAAGAATTTATGGTCTCTCTTTCATGGCTACTTCTCATTCTGCTTCGGTCAGAGTTTATACAAATAAATCCAATTGTAAACTTGGGAAGGAATTCAAGTGCTTAGATGATGCTGTTACTCTCTTCCATCAAATGGTTAGAATGAAGCCTCTTCCTTCAGTTGTCGATTTCTCTAAATTGTTTAAGAATATG TTTAAAGATGCAGTTGAATTGTTCAAGAAGTTGGTGAGAGAGAAGATTTGTGAGCCCGATGAAGTCATGTATGCAACCGTCATGAATGGGCTTAGCAAAAGGGGCCACACTCAAAAAACTTTAAGTTTGCTCCGTTTAATGGAACAAGGGAACACTAAGCCCAACATATATATCTACAACATTGTCATAGATTCCCTTTGCAAAGATGGAAACTTAGATGCTGCTATCACTCTTTTGAATGAGATGAAGCAGAGAGGCATTCCTCCAAACATAGTGACATATAATTCAATAATTGATGGTTTGTGTAAGCTTGGTCAGTGGAGAAAAGTTAAGATATTGTTCTCTGAGATGGTGAACCACAATATTTATCCAGATGTGCGCAGCTTCAACATACTAACAGATGGACTATGCAAAGAAGGAAAAGTCGAAGATGCCGAGGAAATAATGAAACACATGGTCAGAAAAGGTGTAGAGCCTAATATAATCACCCACAGTGCGATAATGGATGGATATTGTTTGCGTGGTCAAGTGGATAGTGCGAGGAGAATTTTTGATAGCATGATAGATAAGGACATTGAGCCTGACATTTTTAGCTATAACATACTAATAAACGGATACtgtaagaaaaagaaagtgGATGAGGCCATACAATTGTTTTGTGAAATTTCTCAAAAGGGATCAAAACCTAATATCGTTACCTACACTACTATCTTGCAAGGTCTTTTTGAAGTTGGAAGAACAGACGATGCAAAAAAGTTCTTTGGTGAGATGTTATCTTCGGGGACCGTACCTGACTTATGCACTCATCACACTTTGCTTGATGGTTATTTTAAGTACGGACTTGTTGAAGAAGCTATGTCACTCTTTAATAAGTTGgttggaaagaaagaaaatattgatATTATATCTTACAATATTATCATTAATGGATTGTGTAAAAATGGTGAACTCGATAAAGCTcatgctatttttgagaagatttATTCAATGGGATTGCTTCCGGATGCGAGAACATACAATACAATGATAACTGGATTTTGTCTAAAAGGGTTGTTAGATGAAGCTAAAGATATGCTTAGAAAAATGGAGGGGAACAATTGTCTTCCAAACAATGTCACTTACAATGTTATTATGCAAGGATATCTTAGGTGCAGGAAAATAAATGAAATGGTAACTTTTATGAAGGAAATGACTGGAAGGGGCTTCTCATTTGATGCAACTACAACTAGTTTTTTGATAAATGTTATAAGAGATAATCCTTCCGTCCTTGAAATCATACCAGAACTTCAATTAGAAAACAAGAAGTGA
- the LOC129898934 gene encoding LRR repeats and ubiquitin-like domain-containing protein At2g30105 — MDNSLSWEELASLKSLMVISLNQNHIATLPPEVGTLTSLRQLHIAHNELTGLPSEIGLLTSLEVLKVNNNRIHSIPESIGGCASLIEVDLSSNLLVELPETISKLKVLKALYLRNNGLRSLPSSIFKQCCKLSTLASFDSKARKY; from the exons ATGGATAATTCCTTAAGCTGGGAAGAGCTAGCTTCTCTAAAGAGTCTTATGGTTATTTCACTGAACCAAAACCA CATAGCAACACTGCCTCCTGAGGTCGGCACTTTGACCAGTCTGAGACAACTTCATATTGCACATAACGAGTTAACAGGTCTCCCATCTGAGATAGGTCTGCTGACCAGCCTTGAGGTCCTGAAAGTTAACAACAACAG GATTCACTCTATTCCGGAAAGTATAGGGGGTTGTGCTTCTCTTATTGAG GTTGATCTTTCATCTAATCTTTTGGTAGAGCTGCCAGAAACAATTAGCAAACTAAAGGTCTTAAAG GCACTTTATCTCAGAAACAACGGGCTCAGATCCCTTCCTAGCAGCATTTTTAAACAGTGCTGCAAACTCTCTACACTAGCATCTTTTGATtcaaaagcaaggaaatactag